A genome region from Streptomyces xanthophaeus includes the following:
- a CDS encoding wax ester/triacylglycerol synthase family O-acyltransferase: protein MATEHLPPLDLAFWRIESADHPMHLGALAVFRATGPGAAERAARLLTARCAAVPRLRRRIRDVLLPVGAAAWSPDPGFDPARHVFLVRTGEAVPHAAAGPLMARPLDRALPPWEAHVLAGPDPDSFAVLFKFHHALADGLGALALAATLFDEATAPRPPVRPVPEQRGGSVLRRLPGVLAARVQDVGQALEIGAAVARAGLPLGVPAALTAGSAGSGARAVAGLALDLDEVNLVRKGAGGTVNDVLIALVAGALRRWLAERGDPEPWGAGPRALIPVSRRRGPGGSGGAGNRLSGYLLRLPLAESDPLRRLDSVRAAMDRNKDAGPARGAGAVALLADHVHPLGHRLGGPLVAQAARLLFDILVTSVPLPGFTFTLGGSPVREVYPLAPLARGQSLAVAVSTYKGTVHYGLVADAEAVPDLAALAGALRAELDELVREVS, encoded by the coding sequence GTGGCCACCGAGCACCTGCCCCCGCTCGACCTCGCCTTCTGGCGGATCGAATCCGCCGACCACCCCATGCACCTGGGTGCCCTCGCCGTCTTCCGCGCGACCGGGCCCGGCGCCGCGGAGCGGGCCGCCCGCCTGCTCACCGCCCGCTGCGCGGCCGTGCCGCGCCTGCGCCGCCGGATCCGCGACGTGCTGCTGCCGGTCGGCGCGGCCGCCTGGTCGCCGGACCCCGGCTTCGACCCGGCCCGGCACGTGTTCCTCGTCCGTACCGGCGAGGCCGTTCCGCACGCCGCCGCCGGACCTCTGATGGCCCGGCCGCTGGACCGGGCGCTGCCTCCGTGGGAGGCGCACGTGCTGGCCGGACCCGATCCGGACTCCTTCGCGGTGCTCTTCAAGTTCCACCACGCCCTCGCCGACGGCCTGGGCGCGCTGGCCCTCGCGGCCACCCTGTTCGACGAGGCGACGGCCCCCCGGCCGCCCGTGCGCCCGGTCCCCGAGCAGCGGGGCGGCTCCGTCCTGCGCCGGCTTCCCGGGGTCCTGGCGGCCCGGGTCCAGGACGTCGGCCAGGCCTTGGAGATCGGCGCCGCCGTGGCCCGCGCCGGACTGCCGCTCGGGGTGCCGGCCGCCCTCACCGCGGGCTCCGCCGGCTCGGGGGCCCGTGCGGTGGCCGGCCTCGCACTCGACCTGGACGAGGTGAACCTCGTCCGCAAGGGCGCCGGTGGCACCGTCAACGACGTGCTGATCGCCCTGGTCGCGGGCGCCCTACGGCGCTGGCTGGCGGAGCGGGGTGATCCCGAGCCCTGGGGCGCCGGCCCGCGCGCGCTGATCCCGGTGTCCCGCCGTCGCGGGCCCGGAGGCTCGGGGGGCGCCGGGAACCGGCTCTCCGGCTATCTCCTCCGGCTGCCGCTCGCCGAATCCGATCCGCTGCGCCGCCTGGACAGCGTGCGCGCCGCCATGGACCGCAACAAGGACGCCGGACCCGCCCGCGGCGCCGGGGCCGTCGCCCTGCTCGCCGACCACGTCCATCCGCTGGGCCACCGGCTCGGCGGCCCGCTCGTGGCCCAGGCCGCCCGGCTGCTCTTCGACATCCTGGTCACGAGCGTGCCGCTGCCGGGCTTCACCTTCACCCTGGGCGGCAGCCCGGTCCGCGAGGTGTACCCGCTCGCCCCGCTGGCCCGGGGGCAGTCCCTGGCCGTCGCGGTCTCCACGTACAAGGGGACGGTCCACTACGGACTGGTCGCCGACGCGGAGGCCGTCCCGGATCTGGCGGCCCTGGCGGGAGCGCTGCGCGCGGAACTCGACGAGCTTGTACGAGAGGTCTCGTAG
- a CDS encoding NADH:flavin oxidoreductase/NADH oxidase encodes MSAAPAAFAALFAPYTLRSVTIPNRVWMAPMCQYSAEAFGPNAGVAGDWHFAHYAARATGGTGLIVQEATAVSPEGRISPYDLGIWNDTQVEALCRITSFVKAQGAVPGIQIAHAGRKASTDRTWKGGRPVGPEAHGWQPLAPSALPFSEDHPVPHELTVEEIREITGQFAAAAERSLAAGYEVVEIHGAHGYLIGEFLSPFSNRRTDEYGGSFENRTRFALEVVDAVRAVWPEELPLFFRISATDWLEDEGWTADETVRLADLLLEHGVDLLDVSTGGLAPHAQIPVGPGFQVPFAARVKAGTALPVAAVGLITEPEQAEKILANGEADAVLLGRELLRDPYWARRAAKELGGEIRTPEQYHRSW; translated from the coding sequence ATGAGTGCTGCACCCGCCGCCTTCGCCGCCCTGTTCGCGCCCTACACGCTCCGCTCCGTCACCATCCCGAACCGGGTGTGGATGGCCCCGATGTGCCAGTACAGCGCCGAGGCGTTCGGCCCGAACGCGGGCGTGGCCGGCGACTGGCACTTCGCGCACTACGCCGCCCGCGCCACCGGCGGTACCGGGCTGATCGTCCAGGAGGCCACCGCGGTCTCCCCGGAAGGCCGGATCTCCCCCTACGACCTCGGCATCTGGAACGACACCCAGGTCGAGGCACTGTGCCGGATCACCTCCTTCGTCAAGGCCCAGGGCGCCGTCCCCGGCATCCAGATCGCACATGCCGGCCGCAAGGCCTCCACCGACCGCACCTGGAAGGGCGGACGACCGGTCGGGCCCGAGGCGCACGGCTGGCAGCCGCTCGCCCCGAGCGCGCTGCCGTTCTCCGAGGACCACCCGGTGCCGCACGAGCTGACGGTCGAGGAGATCCGGGAGATCACCGGCCAGTTCGCGGCCGCCGCCGAGCGCTCACTGGCCGCGGGCTACGAGGTCGTCGAGATCCACGGCGCCCACGGCTACCTCATCGGCGAGTTCCTCTCCCCGTTCAGCAACCGGCGCACCGACGAGTACGGCGGCTCGTTCGAGAACCGCACCCGCTTCGCCCTCGAAGTGGTGGACGCCGTACGGGCGGTGTGGCCCGAGGAACTCCCGCTGTTCTTCCGGATCTCCGCCACCGACTGGCTGGAGGACGAGGGCTGGACCGCCGACGAGACGGTCCGGCTGGCGGATCTGCTGCTGGAGCACGGGGTGGACCTGCTCGACGTCTCCACCGGCGGCCTCGCGCCGCACGCGCAGATCCCCGTGGGCCCCGGCTTCCAGGTCCCCTTCGCGGCCCGGGTCAAGGCCGGGACCGCCCTTCCCGTGGCCGCGGTCGGCCTGATCACCGAACCGGAGCAGGCCGAGAAGATCCTCGCCAACGGGGAGGCCGACGCCGTCCTGCTGGGCCGGGAACTGCTCCGCGACCCGTACTGGGCCCGCCGCGCCGCCAAGGAGCTGGGCGGGGAGATCCGTACGCCCGAGCAGTACCACCGCTCCTGGTGA
- a CDS encoding ArsR/SmtB family transcription factor, which produces MTERDTSRTLAHPEAGEIRLEGVLHALSDPVRLSIVLDLAASAEDLSCSYFDLPVTKSTTTHHFRVLRESGVVRQAYRGTTKLNALRREELETLFPGLLDSVLAAAAAEAARLAS; this is translated from the coding sequence ATGACGGAACGGGACACCTCCCGCACCCTCGCCCACCCCGAAGCGGGCGAGATCCGCCTGGAAGGCGTGCTGCACGCGCTGTCCGATCCGGTCCGGCTGTCCATCGTCCTGGACCTGGCCGCCTCGGCCGAGGACCTGTCCTGCTCGTACTTCGACCTGCCGGTCACCAAGTCCACGACCACCCACCACTTCCGCGTCCTGCGCGAGAGCGGCGTCGTGCGCCAGGCCTACCGCGGCACCACCAAGCTCAACGCCCTGCGCCGGGAGGAACTGGAGACGCTCTTCCCCGGCCTCCTCGACAGCGTCCTCGCGGCGGCCGCGGCCGAGGCGGCCCGGCTCGCGTCCTGA
- a CDS encoding prealbumin-like fold domain-containing protein has translation MAPNGLRRSWSGWQPWVLGVATAALLVSAPSYAAAAGAGTAGRSDRPGIAGQAGGSAALCPEHAMAGGPGWCPPPRCEAGHPGCEGPGVPLGEVTVIKEDGATGNPLGGAVFQLWEETNGIPGLQPTGSDPDTSIGGTCTTSADGTCTRTLPTGVYYWQETQAPPGYDLPLNPVFGPLVLTEENIAEGVTVTAENTVTPVTAGEVA, from the coding sequence ATGGCACCGAACGGATTGCGCCGGTCATGGAGCGGGTGGCAGCCCTGGGTCCTCGGGGTGGCGACGGCGGCCCTGCTGGTTTCGGCGCCCTCGTACGCCGCGGCGGCCGGGGCGGGCACGGCCGGCCGGAGCGACCGGCCGGGCATCGCGGGCCAGGCCGGCGGGAGTGCCGCCCTGTGCCCGGAGCACGCCATGGCCGGCGGCCCCGGGTGGTGCCCTCCGCCGCGCTGCGAGGCCGGGCATCCCGGCTGCGAGGGCCCCGGTGTGCCTCTCGGTGAGGTCACGGTGATCAAGGAGGACGGGGCGACCGGCAACCCCCTGGGCGGGGCCGTCTTCCAGCTCTGGGAGGAGACCAACGGCATCCCGGGACTCCAGCCCACCGGCAGCGACCCGGACACCTCCATCGGCGGCACCTGCACCACCTCGGCCGACGGCACGTGCACCCGCACCCTGCCGACCGGCGTCTACTACTGGCAGGAGACCCAGGCCCCGCCCGGCTACGACCTGCCCCTCAACCCGGTGTTCGGCCCACTGGTGCTGACGGAGGAGAACATCGCCGAAGGCGTGACGGTGACCGCCGAGAACACGGTCACGCCCGTGACCGCCGGTGAGGTCGCCTGA
- a CDS encoding FAD-dependent oxidoreductase codes for MLRVAVVGSGPSGVYAAQTLVQQREVPGVRVDVLDRLPAPYGLVRYGVAPDHEKIKSLQGSLRTVLEDERIRFLGNVEVGGEALPTDRLLELYHAVVYCVGAARDRMLGIPGEELTGVHSATAFVSWYSGHPDAAAEAFDLPGVDVAVVVGAGNVAVDVTRILARGTAELTPTDMPQPALGALAESGVREVAMVARRGPSQGRFTTKELRELGTLPGVDTWADPAELALDPVYADPEAAAALPAVARRNLEVLRGWSGARPDAGPRRIALRFYLRPVEILGGPDGRVTGMRFERTAPDGRGGVTGTGVHEDVEAQLVLRSVGYKGVPLAGLPFDAAKGTVPHAAGRVLRAGRASVGEYVAGWIKRGPTGVIGTNRPCAKETVSSLLQDAGALARRDLPGDPLDALRAAGLHPVRWPGWLAIEAAEADLGRSLGRRSVKIPDWQGLLDAAGPGRA; via the coding sequence GTGCTTCGAGTCGCCGTTGTCGGATCGGGCCCCAGCGGGGTCTACGCGGCCCAGACGCTGGTGCAGCAGCGCGAGGTGCCCGGGGTACGGGTGGACGTGCTGGACCGGCTCCCCGCCCCCTACGGGCTCGTCCGGTACGGGGTCGCCCCGGACCACGAGAAGATCAAGTCGCTCCAGGGCAGCCTGCGCACCGTGCTGGAGGACGAGCGGATCCGCTTCCTCGGCAACGTGGAGGTCGGCGGGGAGGCGCTGCCCACGGACCGGCTGCTGGAGCTTTACCACGCGGTGGTGTACTGCGTGGGCGCGGCCCGGGACCGGATGCTGGGGATCCCCGGCGAGGAGCTGACCGGGGTGCATTCCGCGACGGCCTTCGTGTCCTGGTACAGCGGGCACCCGGACGCCGCCGCCGAGGCCTTCGACCTGCCCGGCGTGGATGTGGCGGTGGTGGTCGGGGCGGGCAACGTCGCGGTGGACGTGACGCGGATCCTGGCCCGGGGCACGGCCGAACTGACGCCGACGGACATGCCGCAGCCCGCGCTCGGCGCGCTCGCGGAGAGCGGGGTGCGCGAGGTGGCGATGGTGGCCCGGCGGGGTCCCTCGCAGGGCAGGTTCACCACCAAGGAGCTGCGTGAGCTGGGCACCCTGCCGGGCGTGGACACCTGGGCCGACCCGGCCGAACTGGCCCTCGACCCCGTGTACGCCGACCCGGAGGCGGCCGCCGCCCTGCCGGCGGTGGCCCGGCGGAACCTGGAGGTGCTGCGCGGCTGGTCGGGAGCCCGCCCGGACGCGGGTCCGCGCCGGATCGCACTGCGGTTCTACCTTCGGCCGGTGGAGATCCTGGGCGGTCCGGACGGCCGGGTCACCGGGATGCGCTTCGAGCGCACCGCCCCGGACGGGCGGGGCGGTGTGACCGGGACGGGCGTGCACGAGGACGTCGAGGCGCAGTTGGTGCTGCGCTCGGTGGGGTACAAGGGCGTTCCCCTCGCCGGGCTGCCCTTCGACGCCGCGAAGGGTACGGTCCCGCACGCGGCGGGCCGGGTGCTGCGCGCGGGCCGGGCCTCGGTCGGCGAGTACGTGGCGGGCTGGATCAAGCGTGGCCCGACCGGGGTGATCGGCACGAACCGGCCCTGCGCCAAGGAGACCGTGTCCTCGCTGCTCCAGGACGCGGGGGCACTGGCCCGGCGCGACCTCCCCGGGGACCCGCTGGACGCCCTGCGGGCGGCGGGTCTGCACCCGGTGCGGTGGCCGGGCTGGCTGGCCATCGAGGCGGCCGAGGCCGATCTGGGGCGCTCCCTGGGCCGCCGCTCGGTGAAGATCCCGGACTGGCAGGGCCTGTTGGACGCGGCGGGCCCGGGCCGGGCGTAG
- a CDS encoding DUF305 domain-containing protein, with amino-acid sequence MAKDLRGRPRSLPAPPVRFAAVVAAAAGLLLTLSGCQGDQGPDRADDGRAAVVAPGRPGEKARHLTPEEAAKAKPDDSPNAADHAYVSRMIEHHRQALTMSALAPERASADGVKRLAERITAAQKPEIGAMEKWLALHPAPAAASGGHGQGHDHGAMPGMATERQLADLTAARGTDFDRLFLTLMTAHHEGAVTMAGEALAGGNNVAVEEMATEVVATQSAEIHRMRTMG; translated from the coding sequence ATGGCAAAAGACCTCAGGGGCCGCCCCCGGTCCTTACCGGCGCCGCCCGTCCGGTTCGCCGCTGTGGTGGCGGCGGCCGCCGGCCTCCTGCTGACGCTCTCCGGCTGCCAGGGCGACCAGGGGCCGGACCGGGCCGACGACGGACGGGCCGCGGTCGTCGCACCGGGCCGGCCGGGCGAGAAGGCCCGTCACCTCACGCCCGAAGAGGCCGCGAAGGCGAAACCGGACGACAGCCCGAACGCCGCCGACCACGCCTACGTGTCGCGCATGATCGAACACCACCGGCAGGCCCTGACGATGAGCGCCCTGGCCCCCGAGCGGGCCTCGGCGGACGGGGTCAAACGGCTGGCGGAGCGGATCACGGCGGCCCAGAAGCCCGAAATCGGCGCGATGGAGAAGTGGTTGGCCCTCCATCCGGCCCCGGCGGCGGCCTCCGGCGGGCACGGGCAGGGCCACGACCACGGCGCGATGCCGGGCATGGCGACCGAGCGGCAGCTGGCGGATCTGACCGCGGCCAGGGGGACCGACTTCGACCGGCTCTTCCTGACCCTGATGACCGCCCACCACGAGGGCGCCGTGACGATGGCCGGCGAGGCGCTGGCGGGCGGGAACAACGTGGCCGTGGAGGAGATGGCCACCGAGGTGGTGGCCACGCAGAGCGCCGAGATCCACCGGATGCGCACGATGGGCTGA
- a CDS encoding LVIVD repeat-containing protein yields MTSLHSRRLRNRRVGVAVAAAGLLTTLLAAGPAAATPDPGDLAPGSAHQHGTGLTEGRELAPGDIPGQDEIVHSANVTHLANIPSSDPAGINTDLAFQGRYAYAGSYSGFTIYDIANPKAPKTVTQVLCPGGQNDISVHGDLLFLSTDSSRSDDSCNSVPQPATEKSSWEGIKIFDIKDKKNPKYIKSVETACGSHTHTLVPGDRDIYLYVASYSPNEAFPDCKPPHDGISVVKVPKKAPTKAAVVAFPVLFPDGGNPGAPTNPGVSKTTGCHDITVLPSKNLAAGACMGDGILFDISRPEQPRVIDRVQDNVNFAFWHSATFNERANKVVFTDELGGGGGATCNEATGPHRGADGIYDITGRGDQRKLAFRGYFKIPRHQADTENCVAHNGSLVPVGGGRDIMVQAWYQGGVSVWEFTDSAQPREIAYFERGPLTTDQLGLGGSWSAYYYNGHVYSNDIVKGLDVLRLDDRRTDSARWVRMDRLNVQTQPEYH; encoded by the coding sequence GTGACCTCGCTACACAGCAGGCGGTTACGGAACAGGAGGGTGGGGGTGGCCGTCGCCGCGGCCGGGCTCCTCACCACGCTCCTGGCGGCCGGACCCGCGGCCGCCACCCCCGACCCGGGCGACTTGGCGCCCGGCAGCGCGCATCAGCACGGCACCGGCCTCACCGAGGGCCGGGAGCTCGCTCCGGGCGACATCCCCGGCCAGGACGAGATCGTGCACAGCGCCAACGTCACGCACCTGGCCAACATCCCCAGCAGCGACCCCGCGGGGATCAACACCGACCTGGCCTTCCAGGGCAGGTACGCCTACGCGGGCAGCTACAGCGGCTTCACCATCTACGACATCGCGAACCCGAAGGCACCGAAGACGGTCACCCAGGTGCTCTGCCCCGGCGGCCAGAACGACATCTCCGTCCACGGTGACCTGCTCTTCCTCTCCACCGACTCCTCGCGCAGCGACGACTCCTGCAACAGCGTCCCGCAGCCCGCCACGGAGAAGTCCTCGTGGGAGGGCATCAAGATCTTCGACATCAAGGACAAGAAGAACCCCAAGTACATCAAGTCCGTCGAGACCGCCTGCGGTTCACACACCCACACCCTGGTGCCGGGCGACCGCGACATCTACCTCTACGTCGCCTCGTACTCCCCGAACGAGGCCTTCCCCGACTGCAAGCCGCCGCACGACGGCATCTCGGTCGTGAAGGTCCCGAAGAAGGCGCCGACGAAGGCCGCGGTCGTCGCCTTCCCGGTCCTCTTCCCCGACGGCGGCAACCCGGGCGCGCCCACCAACCCCGGTGTCTCCAAGACCACCGGCTGCCACGACATCACCGTGCTGCCGTCGAAGAACCTGGCCGCCGGCGCCTGCATGGGTGACGGCATCCTTTTCGACATCAGCAGGCCCGAGCAGCCGCGGGTCATCGACCGGGTCCAGGACAACGTGAATTTCGCGTTCTGGCACTCGGCCACCTTCAACGAGCGTGCGAACAAGGTGGTGTTCACCGACGAACTCGGCGGCGGTGGCGGCGCCACCTGCAACGAGGCGACCGGTCCCCACCGCGGCGCCGACGGGATCTACGACATCACTGGCCGCGGGGACCAGCGCAAACTCGCCTTCCGCGGCTACTTCAAGATTCCGCGCCACCAGGCCGACACCGAGAACTGCGTGGCCCACAACGGCTCGCTGGTCCCGGTCGGCGGCGGCCGCGACATCATGGTGCAGGCCTGGTACCAGGGCGGCGTCTCCGTATGGGAGTTCACCGACTCCGCCCAGCCCAGGGAGATCGCCTACTTCGAGCGCGGACCGCTGACGACCGACCAGCTCGGACTCGGCGGGTCCTGGTCGGCGTACTACTACAACGGGCACGTCTACTCGAACGACATCGTCAAGGGCCTCGACGTGCTTCGGCTCGACGACCGGCGCACCGACAGCGCCAGGTGGGTGCGGATGGACCGGCTCAACGTGCAGACCCAGCCCGAGTACCACTGA
- a CDS encoding TetR/AcrR family transcriptional regulator: MSPRSASVNEELRRRSRERLLQSTVELVAERGYEATTLGDIADRAGAARGLVSYYFPGKRQLLQSAVHRLMHLTLYAALEREPRSECGRERLARAVDAVLGLARDEPLLMRTHMAGILTAEGFVQCPEQQRLAELLRDTVVRYGSADPDTDYPLLRALLMGAVVAILLPGAPMPAQRLRAELFQRYGLDWELGVPPDGGPPGGTIPSPPSHPSQPPRPSHP, translated from the coding sequence ATGTCCCCGCGCAGCGCATCGGTCAATGAAGAATTGCGCAGACGTTCCCGGGAGCGGCTGCTGCAGTCCACGGTCGAACTCGTGGCCGAGCGCGGCTACGAGGCCACGACGCTCGGCGACATCGCCGACCGGGCGGGCGCGGCACGCGGCCTGGTCTCGTACTACTTCCCGGGCAAACGGCAGTTGCTGCAGTCCGCGGTGCACCGGCTGATGCACCTCACCCTGTACGCCGCGCTGGAGCGGGAGCCCCGCAGTGAGTGCGGGCGCGAGCGGCTCGCGCGTGCCGTCGACGCGGTCCTGGGGCTCGCCCGGGACGAACCCCTGCTGATGCGCACGCACATGGCGGGCATCCTCACGGCCGAGGGCTTCGTGCAGTGCCCCGAGCAGCAACGGCTGGCGGAGCTGCTGCGGGACACCGTCGTCCGGTACGGCTCGGCGGACCCGGACACGGACTATCCGCTGCTGCGGGCCCTGCTGATGGGCGCGGTCGTGGCGATCCTGCTGCCCGGCGCGCCGATGCCGGCACAGCGGCTGCGGGCGGAGCTGTTCCAGCGCTACGGGCTGGACTGGGAGCTCGGCGTTCCGCCGGACGGCGGGCCGCCCGGCGGAACGATTCCCTCACCCCCTTCGCACCCTTCGCAGCCCCCGCGCCCGTCGCACCCCTGA
- a CDS encoding phosphatase PAP2 family protein gives MRNDHLRWTGIGCALLGAVLTALVLAQWQPLLAYDERVARDLHAHAVTHPGVTHLMQVLSDRVWDPWTMRALAAVACVLLWWRGDRGRALRVALVTLAASALQQGLKALVGRERPVWPDPVDSAQYAAYPSGHALTATVVCGLLLWLLPHRGRVPVAWVVAAWAVAAWAVAVVSVLGVGFTRVYLGVHWPSDVLGGWLLGVALVALATSVPVRIRGCDPVER, from the coding sequence ATGCGGAACGATCACTTGCGGTGGACGGGCATCGGCTGCGCCCTGCTGGGGGCGGTCCTGACGGCGCTGGTGCTCGCGCAGTGGCAACCGCTGCTCGCCTACGACGAACGGGTCGCCCGGGACCTCCACGCCCACGCCGTCACCCACCCCGGGGTCACGCACCTGATGCAGGTGCTCAGCGACCGGGTGTGGGACCCCTGGACCATGCGGGCGCTGGCGGCGGTCGCCTGTGTGCTGCTGTGGTGGCGGGGCGACCGGGGGCGGGCGCTGCGGGTGGCGCTGGTGACGCTGGCGGCCTCGGCGCTGCAGCAGGGGCTGAAGGCACTGGTGGGGCGGGAACGTCCGGTGTGGCCGGATCCGGTGGACTCGGCGCAGTACGCGGCCTACCCGTCCGGCCACGCCCTGACGGCGACGGTGGTGTGCGGACTGCTCCTGTGGCTGCTCCCCCACCGGGGCCGTGTGCCGGTCGCCTGGGTGGTGGCCGCCTGGGCGGTGGCCGCCTGGGCGGTGGCCGTGGTCTCGGTGCTCGGGGTCGGCTTCACCCGTGTGTACCTCGGGGTGCACTGGCCGTCGGACGTGCTGGGGGGCTGGCTCCTGGGAGTGGCCCTGGTGGCTCTCGCGACGTCCGTGCCCGTCCGCATACGCGGCTGCGACCCGGTGGAACGGTGA
- a CDS encoding M56 family metallopeptidase encodes MMVPAVLLLLGALTAVLAPRLLARARWPEREPVVALWVWQCVVGAVLLCFGLSMLLSAAAAWQAVRGRLFASAPHGVADAYALGAAGGPWAAVTALALAGGGLWTAAMLTGEVLRARARRRAQGSELLVRAPLLPGEDPADARLVVLEGPRPDAWWLPGAAPQLVVTTAALGRLKGSQLDAVLAHEQGHAAARHDWLLHCSRALARGFPQVPVFAAFEAEMHRLVEMAADDVASRRFGRLTIALALVGLNEDRGVFGTSSPEHAHVPQRVRRLLSAAPRLSPGRRLRLTALATLVPAIPLLVAFVPGLSALAQ; translated from the coding sequence ATGATGGTCCCCGCCGTTCTCCTGCTGCTCGGCGCCCTGACCGCGGTGCTCGCCCCCCGTCTGCTGGCCCGGGCCCGGTGGCCCGAGCGTGAGCCGGTCGTCGCCCTGTGGGTGTGGCAGTGCGTGGTCGGCGCCGTGCTCCTGTGCTTCGGACTGTCGATGCTGCTGAGCGCGGCGGCCGCCTGGCAGGCGGTCCGGGGCCGACTGTTCGCCTCCGCCCCGCACGGGGTGGCCGACGCCTATGCCCTGGGCGCGGCCGGCGGGCCGTGGGCCGCCGTCACCGCGCTCGCGCTGGCGGGCGGCGGGCTGTGGACCGCGGCGATGCTGACCGGTGAGGTGCTGCGGGCCCGGGCCCGGCGTCGTGCGCAGGGCAGCGAACTGCTGGTACGGGCCCCTCTGCTGCCCGGGGAGGACCCGGCGGATGCGCGGCTCGTCGTCCTGGAGGGTCCCCGGCCGGATGCCTGGTGGCTGCCGGGAGCTGCCCCGCAGCTGGTGGTCACGACGGCGGCGCTGGGCCGGCTGAAGGGCAGCCAGCTGGACGCGGTGCTGGCGCACGAGCAGGGGCACGCGGCGGCCCGGCACGACTGGCTGCTGCACTGTTCGCGGGCGCTGGCCCGGGGCTTCCCGCAGGTGCCGGTCTTCGCGGCGTTCGAGGCGGAGATGCACCGGCTGGTGGAGATGGCGGCCGACGACGTGGCCTCCCGGCGGTTCGGACGGCTGACGATCGCGCTGGCGCTGGTCGGACTCAACGAGGACCGGGGGGTGTTCGGGACCTCCTCGCCCGAGCACGCGCACGTTCCGCAGCGGGTGCGCCGGCTGCTGTCGGCGGCGCCCCGGCTCTCCCCCGGCCGCCGGCTGCGGCTGACGGCGCTGGCCACGCTGGTCCCGGCGATCCCGCTGCTGGTGGCCTTCGTACCGGGGCTGAGCGCGCTCGCCCAGTAG
- a CDS encoding DUF5134 domain-containing protein produces the protein MHGSATSLTPSVSSWLLVLLCAVSGAYCLYRARGSDGGAAGEAVMGFGMALMAVPLGGRGDGWRAPVLGVVFCGAALHALWLLRGGPHHAHHLVGSLTMVYMALSAGPGAEHGPQHAQVAGPPLLTGALLLYYAGYVMLGGTRLITAGDSVSPRPAAGRGGPAELVRACRLAMGMGMLAMLLTM, from the coding sequence GTGCACGGTTCCGCCACGTCCCTCACCCCCTCCGTCTCCTCCTGGCTGCTGGTGCTGCTGTGTGCGGTGAGTGGTGCGTACTGCCTGTACCGGGCGCGGGGTTCGGACGGCGGCGCCGCCGGGGAGGCGGTGATGGGATTCGGGATGGCGCTGATGGCCGTACCCCTCGGCGGGCGCGGCGACGGGTGGCGGGCGCCCGTGCTGGGTGTGGTCTTCTGCGGCGCGGCCCTGCACGCCCTGTGGCTGCTGCGGGGCGGACCGCACCACGCGCACCACCTGGTGGGCTCCCTGACGATGGTCTACATGGCCCTGTCGGCCGGGCCCGGGGCGGAGCACGGGCCGCAGCACGCCCAGGTGGCCGGGCCGCCCCTGCTGACGGGTGCGCTGCTCCTCTACTACGCCGGGTACGTGATGCTCGGCGGGACCCGGCTGATCACCGCGGGCGACTCCGTGTCCCCGCGGCCGGCCGCCGGCCGGGGCGGACCCGCCGAACTCGTCCGCGCCTGCCGACTCGCCATGGGAATGGGGATGTTGGCCATGCTGCTCACCATGTGA
- a CDS encoding GNAT family N-acetyltransferase: MSTAQPAALSFRSAVEADVPELVELVESAYRGDASRAGWTTEADYLDGQRTDPDGVRAVIAAPDGVLLVVERAGELVACCQLEHRDDHVYFGMFAVRPGLQGGGLGKEILAEAERRARETWGAKEMRMTVVHVREELIAYYVRRGYRRTGELSPFPYGDERFGVPLRDDLAFELLVKSL, translated from the coding sequence ATGTCGACCGCCCAGCCCGCCGCCCTGAGTTTCCGTAGCGCCGTCGAGGCGGACGTGCCGGAACTGGTGGAACTCGTCGAGTCCGCCTACCGCGGGGACGCGAGCCGGGCCGGCTGGACCACCGAGGCCGACTACCTGGACGGGCAGCGCACCGACCCGGACGGGGTCCGCGCCGTCATCGCCGCCCCGGACGGGGTCCTGCTCGTCGTCGAGCGCGCGGGTGAACTCGTCGCCTGCTGCCAGCTCGAACACCGGGACGACCACGTCTACTTCGGGATGTTCGCCGTCCGCCCCGGCCTCCAGGGCGGGGGCCTCGGCAAGGAGATCCTGGCCGAGGCCGAGCGCCGCGCCCGCGAGACGTGGGGCGCCAAGGAGATGCGGATGACGGTGGTGCACGTACGGGAGGAGCTCATCGCGTACTACGTGCGCCGCGGCTACCGGCGCACCGGCGAGCTGAGCCCCTTCCCCTACGGTGACGAGCGCTTCGGCGTCCCGCTCCGCGACGACCTGGCCTTCGAGCTGCTGGTCAAGTCGCTCTGA